One part of the Vicia villosa cultivar HV-30 ecotype Madison, WI unplaced genomic scaffold, Vvil1.0 ctg.000189F_1_1, whole genome shotgun sequence genome encodes these proteins:
- the LOC131625156 gene encoding uncharacterized protein LOC131625156 has product MASACINNIGMSPEPFFSWDPEPDFEFRLQDPVTMLPADQLFSDGKLVPLHFKPTTSISATTSPKKATASIASITTSDPILFSPKAPRCSSRWKDLLGLKKLYNSSTSTTTTTTKTSPATSSSPSNKFKHLLNRNSKTTSSSDNSSLSLPLLRDSDNESLSISSRLSLSSSSSSHDHDDLPRLSLDSEKPNPISIHRHSNQNPNPNPRIRLVKPRASSFDGNKPDQHNSNSNSNNNNRSGRSPIRMESSTTQGCRGASVDSPRLNSSGKIVFQSLERSSSSPGSFTGGPRFKHRGMERSYSANVRVTPVLNVPVCSLRGGSKSGSVFGFGQLFSSPQKRESTSGGANSKNHQLQHQHQHSVRHQQHKHP; this is encoded by the coding sequence ATGGCTTCCGCCTGCATCAACAACATCGGAATGTCACCTGAGCCCTTCTTCTCATGGGATCCCGAACCCGACTTCGAGTTCCGTCTCCAAGATCCCGTCACCATGCTTCCCGCCGACCAGCTCTTCTCCGACGGGAAACTCGTCCCTCTCCACTTCAAACCAACCACCTCCATCTCCGCCACCACTTCCCCCAAAAAAGCCACCGCCTCCATTGCTTCCATAACAACCTCCGACCCCATTCTCTTCTCTCCCAAAGCACCTCGCTGTTCCAGCCGCTGGAAAGACCTCCTCGGCCTCAAAAAACTCTACAACAGCTCCACCTCcaccaccaccacaacaacaaaaacatcacCGGCGACTTCATCTTCTCCGTCCAACAAATTCAAACACCTCCTCAACCGTAACAGCAAAACAACATCCTCATCAGACAACAGTTCCCTCAGTCTTCCTCTACTGAGAGACTCCGACAACGAATCACTCTCGATCTCTTCTCGTCTCTCACTCTCCTCCTCATCTTCAAGCCACGACCACGACGATCTCCCTCGTCTCTCCCTCGATTCAGAAAAACCTAACCCGATTTCCATCCACCGTCACTCGAACCAAAACCCGAACCCGAATCCAAGGATCCGGTTAGTCAAACCACGAGCATCCTCCTTCGACGGAAACAAACCAGATCAACACAACAGCAAcagcaacagcaacaacaacaaccgctCTGGAAGAAGCCCGATCCGGATGGAATCATCCACTACGCAAGGGTGCAGGGGAGCTTCAGTGGATAGCCCTAGACTAAACTCATCCGGAAAAATCGTGTTTCAGAGCTTAGAACGCAGCTCGAGTAGTCCCGGGAGTTTCACGGGCGGGCCCCGGTTCAAGCATCGTGGAATGGAACGGTCGTATTCAGCCAATGTCCGGGTCACTCCGGTTCTTAATGTTCCGGTTTGTTCTTTAAGAGGCGGTTCAAAATCCGGTTCGGTTTTTGGGTTCGGCCAGCTTTTTTCCTCACCTCAGAAAAGAGAATCTACATCCGGTGGTGCTAATAGCAAAAATCATCAACttcaacatcaacatcaacacaGTGTTAGGCATCAACAACACAAACACCCTTAG